GTGGTGAAGCGGAAACTGCCGATCAGATCGGCGATCTTCTCCTTCTCCTCCTTGGTGCACATGTTGATGCTCATCAGCGACTGCGCCCGCTCCACGGCCGCCGCCTGCGTGAAGTGAACGATGTACACCGGGGACTGCCGGGTGTCCAGCAGCTCGGTCAGCGTCTCGGTGATCGGGGTCAGCCGGTACTCGTAGCTCAGCGGCACAGGCCGGGTCGCGGAACGCACCACCGACGTCGGCCGCCCGGTACGCCGGGTCAGATCCTTCTCGAACATCGACACGTCGCCGAGCGTCGCCGACATCAGCACGAACTGCGCCTGCGGAAGCTCCAGCAACGGGATCTGCCACGCCCAGCCGCGGTCCGGCTCCGCGTAGAAGTGGAACTCGTCCATCACGACCTGGCCGATGTCGGCGTACCTGCCGTCGCGCAGCGCGATCGACGCCAGCACCTCGGCGGTGCAGCAGATCACCGGGGCGTCGGCGTTGACCGAGGCGTCACCGGTCAGCATCCCGACGTTCTCCGTGCCGAACAGCTTGCACAGGTCGAAGAACTTCTCCGAGACCAGCGCCTTGATCGGCGCGGTGTAGAAAGTGACCTTGTCCTGGGCCAGGGCCGTGAAATGGGCGCCGGCCGCCACCAAGCTCTTCCCCGACCCGGTGGGCGTGGAGAGGATGACGTTGGCTCCGGAGACCACCTCGATCAGCGCCTCCTCCTGAGCCGGGTAGAGGGTGATGCCCTGCGATTCGGTCCATGAGGAGAAGGACTCGAAGAGGGCGTCCGGGTCGGCGGTCGGCGGCAGCTGATCGATAAGGGTCACGCCCCCCATCTTGCCTGTCCCGCGCCCGGATCAGGGAACCGGACGACCGGGCGAAGATCACGGACGATACGCTTCCCCCTTCAACGCGGCCGCCCCGCACGGACGGAGGCGGCCCCGCCGCGGACGCGGCCGGAACACGATGGGGCGGGCAGAAGCGATGATGGGACCGGCACACTCGCTGTCAGGGGCGGCGGCCTGGCTGGGGGTCGGCGCCGCGGCCGCGGCGGCGGGACACGCCATGCCCTGGCCCGTCCTGGTCGTCGGGGCGCTGATCTGCGCGGGCGCCGCTCTCGCCCCGGACCTGGACCACAAGTCCGCCACCATCTCGCGCGCCTTCGGGCCTGTCTCCAAGACCCTCTGCGAAGTCGTCGACAAGCTCTCCTACGCCGTCTACAAGGCGACGAAGGGACGCGGCGACCCGCGCAGGAGCGGGGGGCACCGTACGCTCACCCACACCTGGCTCTGGGCGGTCCTCATCGGCGGGGGCTGCTCCCTCGCGGCGATCCTCGGCGGCCGGTGGGCGGTCCTCGCCATCCTCTTCGTCCATCTGGTGCTCGCCGTGGAAGGGCTGCTCTGGCGGGCGGCACGGATGTCCAGCGACGTCCTGGTGTGGCTGCTCGGCGCGACCAGCGCCTGGATCCTGGCAGGCGTCCTGGACCAGCCCGGACACGGATCCGACTGGCTGTTCACCGGACCGGGACAGGAATACCTGTGGCTCGGCCTGCCCATCGTGCTCGGCGCGCTCGTCCACGACATCGGCGACGCGCTCACCGTCTCGGGCTGCCCGATCCTGTGGCCGCTCCCGATAGGCCGCAAGCGCTGGTACCCGCTCGGGCCGCCGAAGTTCATGCGCTTCCGGGCCGGCAGCTGGGTCGAGATCAAGGTGCTGATGCCCGCGTTCATGGTGCTCGGGGGAGTGGGCGCCGCCGCGGCCCTCAACATCATCTGACCGCCCTGACCGCCCTGACCGCCCTGATCGCCTTCGCTCCCGGGGCGCCGGCCGGCCGCTTGCGGAGCACCGGCACACCGCCGGGCCTTCCGGCAGTCCCGGGAGGCGGCCCGGAACCGCCCGTAGCACCATGACCGCATGCTGCTCGCCCGACTCGCCCATGTGTCCCTGGAGGTCGCCGGGACCTCCGCCCGCACCCGCAAGGTCGAGCTGCTCGCCGGCCTGTTCCGGGAGGCCGGACCGGACGACGTACCGATCGTCATCCCGTACCTGGCGGGACGCCTCCCGCAGGGCCGGATCGGCATCGGGCAAAGCGCCCTGGCCGACCCGGTCCCGCCCGCGTCCGCGCCCCGGCTGACGGTGGCCGGGACGGACGCCGAACTGACGGCGATCGGCGCGCTGGCGGGCCCCGGCTCGCGGACGGCGCGCAAGGAGTGCCTCCAGCGGCTGCTGAGCGCGGCCACCCCCGGGGAACAGCACTTCCTGCGCGGGCTGCTCACCGGCGAGCTGCGCCAGGGCGCCCTGGACGCCGTAGCCGCCGACGCCCTCGCCGGTGCCACCGGGGCCCCGCCCGCCGGCGTCCGCCGGGCCGTCATGCTCGCCGGCTCGCTCCAGGCCGTCGCCCGTACGCTGCTCGCCGACGGCCCCGGAGCCCTCGACGCCTTCCGGCTCACCGTCGGCAGGCCGGTCCAGCCGATGCTCGCCCACACCGCCTCCACGGTCGCCGAGGCCATCGACAAGCTGGGACCGTGCGCGGTGGAGGAGAAACTCGACGGCATCCGCGTACAGGTCCACCGGGACGGCCCCGACGTACGGCTGTACACCCGGACCCTCGACGACATCACCGACCGGCTCCCCGAACCGGCCGAAGCCGCCGCACGTCTCCCCGGCGAAAGGTTCATCCTCGACGGTGAGCTGATCGCCCTAGACGCCGGCGGACGGCCCCGGCCGTTCCAGGAGACGGCCGCACGCGTGGGATCCCGGCGCGACGTCGCCGCCCTCGCCGCGGCCGTACCCGTCGTCCCGGTCTTCTTCGACGTGCTCTCGCTCGACGGACGCGAACTCCTCGGCCTCCCTCTCGCCGAACGGCACGCGGCCCTGGCAGCCCTGGTCCCCGCACCCCAGAGGGTGCGGCGCGTCGTCGTCGCGGACCCCGGCGACCCGGCCGCGCGGCAGGCCGCCGAGGACTTCTTCACGGACACCCTCGCCCGCGGCCACGAAGGAGTCGTGGTCAAGAGGGCGTCCGCCCCGTACAGCGCCGGGCGGCGCGGGGCGTCCTGGCTGAAGGTCAAACCCGTCCACACCCTGGACCTCGTGGTGCTCGCCGCCGAACGGGGCCACGGCCAGCGCACCGGCAAGCTCTCCAACCTGCACCTCGGCGCACGACGCGAGGACGGTGGCTTCGCGATGCTGGGCAAGACCTTCAAAGGGCTCACCGACGCCATGCTCACCCGGCAGACCGAACGGCTCCGGGAACTGGCCGTCGCCGACGACGGGCACGTCGTGACCGTACGCCCCGAACTCGTCGTCGAGATCGCCTACGACGGCCTCCAGCGCTCCCCCCGCTACCCGGCGGGGGTCACCCTCCGCTTCGCCCGGGTCCTGCGCTACCGCGAGGACAAGACACCGCAGGAGGCGGACACCGTCGAAACGGTGCTCTCCCGCCACACATGACGGCGGGTCCCGCCCGGTAAGGAGCGGGACCCGCCGTGCACGGACCGGCCGAGCGGTCAGCCACCGGACGCGGCCCCGGCGGTGTACGCGCGGATCTCGTCCGGCGACAGATACGCGTCCGTGTACTCGAAGTCACGCAGGGTCGCCGGCTTGCGCGCCTGGAAACCGGTGCGGACGAAGTCGTCCCCGGCGATCGCGTTCAGCATCCAGTTGGTGAGCACCCGCGTCTTGGCGACGTTGGTCCGCAGCGCCGACCAGTGGTAGCCACGGGCCACCGCCTGGGCCGGCAGCCCCCGCAACTCGACACCCAGCGGCTTGGACACGGCGTCCCGGCCGCCCAGGTCCACCACCAGACCGAGGTCCTTGTGGACGTACGGCCGCAGCGGCTGGTTGCGCAGCGACGCGATCAGGTTGTCCGCCAGCGCACGGCCCTGCCGGATGGCGTGCTGCGCGGTGGGCGGGCAGATCGCCCCGTCCGTCTTGGACAGGTCCGGGATCGCCGCGGCGTCGCCCAGCGCGAAGACCCGGTCCCTCCCCGGCAGCGACATCTCCGGCGTCACCGCCAGCCTGCCGCGCACCGTCTCCGAGTCGAGCGTCGCGACGAGCGGACTGGCCGCGACCCCAGCGGTCCAGATCAGCGTGCGGCACGGCAGCACCCGCCCGTCGGTGAAGGTCACCTCCTCCGGAGACGCCTTCGCCACCGAGACCCCCAACGACACCTCGATGCCCCGCCGCTTCAGGATGTCCAGGGCGACCGCCCCCAGCCTGTCCCCGAGCTCCGGCATCAGCTTGGGCGCGATGTCGATCAGATGCCACTTGATCAGCTTCGGGTCCAGCCGGGGGTACTGCCGGACGGCGTTGGTGGTCAGCCGCTGGAGACACGCGGCGGTCTCCGTCCCGGCATACCCGCCGCCCACCACGACGAACTGCAGCCGGGACGCCCGCTCCGCCTCGTCCTGGCTGGCATCGGCCAGATCCAGCTGGGAGATCACGTGGTCCCGGATGTACGCGGCCTCGGCCAGCGTCTTCATACCGCGGGCGTTGTCGACCAGCCCGGGGATGTCGAAGGTCCGGGTCACGCTGCCCGCCGCCAGCACGAGGTAGTCGTACGGCTCGTTCACCACCTCGTCGGTGATCTTCCGGACGACGCACACCTTCGCCTTCGCGTCCACACCGATCGCGCCGCCCGGAACGATCCGGGTGCGGTGCCGCCGGCTGCGCCGCAGCGAGACGGCGACCGACTGCGGCGTGAGCACGCCGGAGGCGACCTGGGGGAGGAGCGGCAGGTAGAGCTGGTACGAGAACGGGGTGACCAGCGCGATGTCCGCCTCGCCGGGGGCGAGACTGCGTTCCAGCCGGCGCACGCACTCGATCCCGGCAAAGCCGGCGCCGACGACGAGAATCCTGGGTGGTACCACGGTGTGCGTCCCTTCTCGGGCTTACGCGGTCATCGCTCGCCTGCCCCCGATCCGGGGCCGGTCACCCCTCATCCTCACCTCGGGTGACCGACTTCGCCTCTCGTGGGCGGGACGCCGCGCACCGGACGACCGGCGTGCGGCCGCCCCGCGGCCGGGCACCACGCGCGGTGCGCCGGACGGTCCGGCACACCCGCACGACGGGCGGCGGCAGCGGGCACCGGCCGGGGGCGGGCCGCTCCGCGAAGGCGCTGTCATCCGGCCACGGGCACAAGCCGGCGGGCCGGGCGCCGGGCGGGGCGGCACCGCTGCCGAGGAGGCGGGCGGAACCGGGGCGGGGTCCGGTGGGGCGGCCCCGGGCCACCGGCCGGGGCCGCCCACCGGGGGCAGGCAGCGCCGCTTCCGCGGTCCGGGCCGGCGGTGCCGGCTTCAAGGCCGGGGTCAGCGGTGCCGACCGTGGCCCGGGGGCAGCGGTGCCGGCTCCAAGGTCCGGATCAGCCGTGACGGCCG
This DNA window, taken from Streptomyces nitrosporeus, encodes the following:
- a CDS encoding ATP-dependent DNA ligase, with amino-acid sequence MLLARLAHVSLEVAGTSARTRKVELLAGLFREAGPDDVPIVIPYLAGRLPQGRIGIGQSALADPVPPASAPRLTVAGTDAELTAIGALAGPGSRTARKECLQRLLSAATPGEQHFLRGLLTGELRQGALDAVAADALAGATGAPPAGVRRAVMLAGSLQAVARTLLADGPGALDAFRLTVGRPVQPMLAHTASTVAEAIDKLGPCAVEEKLDGIRVQVHRDGPDVRLYTRTLDDITDRLPEPAEAAARLPGERFILDGELIALDAGGRPRPFQETAARVGSRRDVAALAAAVPVVPVFFDVLSLDGRELLGLPLAERHAALAALVPAPQRVRRVVVADPGDPAARQAAEDFFTDTLARGHEGVVVKRASAPYSAGRRGASWLKVKPVHTLDLVVLAAERGHGQRTGKLSNLHLGARREDGGFAMLGKTFKGLTDAMLTRQTERLRELAVADDGHVVTVRPELVVEIAYDGLQRSPRYPAGVTLRFARVLRYREDKTPQEADTVETVLSRHT
- a CDS encoding metal-dependent hydrolase, with product MMGPAHSLSGAAAWLGVGAAAAAAGHAMPWPVLVVGALICAGAALAPDLDHKSATISRAFGPVSKTLCEVVDKLSYAVYKATKGRGDPRRSGGHRTLTHTWLWAVLIGGGCSLAAILGGRWAVLAILFVHLVLAVEGLLWRAARMSSDVLVWLLGATSAWILAGVLDQPGHGSDWLFTGPGQEYLWLGLPIVLGALVHDIGDALTVSGCPILWPLPIGRKRWYPLGPPKFMRFRAGSWVEIKVLMPAFMVLGGVGAAAALNII
- a CDS encoding NAD(P)/FAD-dependent oxidoreductase, giving the protein MVPPRILVVGAGFAGIECVRRLERSLAPGEADIALVTPFSYQLYLPLLPQVASGVLTPQSVAVSLRRSRRHRTRIVPGGAIGVDAKAKVCVVRKITDEVVNEPYDYLVLAAGSVTRTFDIPGLVDNARGMKTLAEAAYIRDHVISQLDLADASQDEAERASRLQFVVVGGGYAGTETAACLQRLTTNAVRQYPRLDPKLIKWHLIDIAPKLMPELGDRLGAVALDILKRRGIEVSLGVSVAKASPEEVTFTDGRVLPCRTLIWTAGVAASPLVATLDSETVRGRLAVTPEMSLPGRDRVFALGDAAAIPDLSKTDGAICPPTAQHAIRQGRALADNLIASLRNQPLRPYVHKDLGLVVDLGGRDAVSKPLGVELRGLPAQAVARGYHWSALRTNVAKTRVLTNWMLNAIAGDDFVRTGFQARKPATLRDFEYTDAYLSPDEIRAYTAGAASGG